In Providencia rettgeri, the following proteins share a genomic window:
- a CDS encoding fimbrial biogenesis chaperone, with the protein MRVLFVIPILSFNTDAAVTLDRTRIIFPGDAKSINIKITNDNPEEAYLAQSWIEDPQGNKLIKGALLATPPLQRVEPRSQSLVRLSLTPLLSQLPQDRESVFYFNLREVPPKSHDANTLQIALQSRVKLFYRPPSILAESETNWAHKVTLMKTNKGYQLNNSTPFNLTVIGLGNNQKQSEQSQFEVVMVPPKSTQEFVSQPLTKPHLTYINDYGGKPTLAFRCQQKVCTVVDER; encoded by the coding sequence ATGAGAGTTCTGTTTGTCATACCAATATTGTCTTTTAATACTGATGCCGCAGTGACCTTGGATCGCACTCGGATCATTTTCCCTGGGGATGCGAAATCGATCAATATCAAGATAACCAATGATAATCCAGAAGAAGCATATCTCGCGCAAAGTTGGATTGAAGACCCGCAAGGTAACAAGTTAATAAAAGGAGCGTTATTAGCCACGCCACCTCTACAGCGTGTCGAGCCGAGGAGTCAAAGCTTAGTTCGTTTGAGTTTGACGCCTTTGCTTAGTCAGTTACCGCAAGATAGGGAATCCGTATTTTATTTTAATTTACGAGAAGTCCCGCCTAAATCTCATGATGCGAATACCTTACAAATTGCTTTGCAATCGCGGGTGAAGCTTTTTTATCGGCCCCCGTCCATTTTAGCCGAGTCAGAAACAAACTGGGCACATAAGGTCACACTAATGAAAACCAATAAAGGGTATCAACTCAATAATTCAACACCTTTCAATTTGACGGTTATTGGTTTGGGTAATAACCAAAAGCAGTCTGAACAAAGTCAATTTGAGGTGGTGATGGTGCCGCCGAAATCCACCCAAGAATTTGTTTCTCAGCCGCTGACAAAGCCACATTTAACCTATATCAACGACTATGGCGGAAAACCGACTTTGGCTTTTCGTTGTCAGCAAAAGGTTTGCACTGTGGTTGATGAACGTTAG
- a CDS encoding fimbrial protein: MSKAILLLSLVFPIFGWCKDSLDVEFSGILVNKTCQLAADSINKQVKIENIRLKSINNNITSDITPFFITIEKCSQSDLNKMIKITWKSPKRVSVEGQSYLGTDGDSGVLLGVVDKQRTLVVWEQSIEVEPVTVADGTQQLEFGVFARKNPLNEAKQGFFSSSATFSLEYE; the protein is encoded by the coding sequence ATGAGTAAGGCAATTTTACTTTTAAGCCTTGTATTTCCTATCTTTGGTTGGTGTAAGGATAGCCTAGATGTGGAATTTAGCGGAATTTTAGTCAACAAAACCTGTCAGTTAGCGGCTGATTCCATCAATAAGCAGGTGAAAATTGAAAATATACGGTTGAAGTCGATTAATAATAACATTACCAGTGATATCACCCCCTTTTTTATCACGATTGAAAAATGTAGTCAGTCTGACCTCAATAAGATGATAAAGATTACTTGGAAGAGCCCAAAACGCGTTAGTGTCGAGGGGCAAAGTTACCTTGGAACAGATGGAGATAGTGGTGTACTGCTGGGGGTGGTTGATAAGCAAAGAACACTTGTGGTTTGGGAACAATCAATTGAGGTCGAGCCTGTTACGGTTGCCGATGGGACTCAACAATTGGAATTTGGGGTGTTTGCCCGTAAAAACCCGTTGAATGAGGCAAAACAAGGCTTTTTTTCAAGCTCAGCGACTTTTTCATTGGAGTATGAGTGA
- a CDS encoding fimbrial protein gives MNTINWLSKFILCFLCFSFIAKSDVLIDVSATLVDPACHLRSEDNSTPLKIHFGVINIPHNSDDIFQSHTFPLYLTGCNWNKALGIMINPKNSNTMVYQGKNILSTDTDGLGININNITGGVAHPLEVNQIQQIFPEQIDATLQRIILQADLVSTLPASQLRAGKFSAIAMISVTYY, from the coding sequence ATGAATACAATCAATTGGTTATCTAAATTTATTTTGTGTTTTTTATGCTTCTCTTTTATAGCTAAATCAGATGTTTTAATTGATGTTAGTGCGACGCTAGTCGACCCTGCCTGTCATCTTCGTAGTGAAGACAACAGCACGCCGTTAAAAATCCATTTTGGGGTGATTAATATACCGCATAATTCTGATGATATTTTCCAATCCCATACATTTCCTTTGTATTTAACTGGCTGTAATTGGAATAAAGCGCTCGGTATTATGATTAACCCCAAAAACAGTAACACGATGGTCTATCAAGGAAAAAACATTTTATCAACGGATACTGATGGCCTTGGTATTAATATCAACAATATAACTGGTGGTGTGGCTCATCCACTTGAAGTTAATCAAATTCAGCAAATATTCCCAGAGCAAATAGATGCCACTTTGCAGCGAATTATTTTACAAGCTGACCTCGTTAGTACCCTACCAGCGAGCCAACTCCGTGCTGGAAAATTTAGTGCTATTGCCATGATTTCGGTCACTTACTATTAA
- a CDS encoding adhesin yields the protein MKAHADYAPRIQNSNSGYSIRIDSNSVIEPIARVGSDGKNYYRVGNPIVIDGTSAQVSVSGLVDCVGRRWGSSNTRIHSSQAFHRLFMYVASAGVTIDGKTTYRINNNLVMTVETPIINWINIDAGMCSYAYVGLVRSAQEFTSQFPVTITFFINEQIIDGKLVIPAMDLAGYVRAFTEPKTAPSFESWPLSESTVPMRLAASQLNVKAMCSTQTSSGQASTVNLRHGQLSSIYYDSLVTESIRYTCKFAALTKVRLRLDYATDGDPQKRLPMKDASNRTIYSQLDIVDEQTGATGTDIRVGIQSDRTIQIRSRIQGSNADAGSYQGSAWLIATFD from the coding sequence ATGAAAGCTCATGCAGACTATGCACCCCGAATACAAAATTCCAATTCAGGTTATTCAATTCGGATCGATAGCAATAGTGTTATTGAACCCATTGCACGAGTTGGCTCTGATGGCAAAAATTATTATCGTGTAGGAAACCCTATTGTTATTGACGGTACTAGTGCTCAAGTGAGCGTGTCTGGCTTAGTTGACTGTGTTGGGAGACGATGGGGAAGCAGTAATACAAGAATTCATTCGTCACAGGCATTTCATCGTTTGTTTATGTATGTGGCTTCTGCGGGAGTCACGATTGACGGAAAAACGACCTACCGGATCAATAACAATTTAGTGATGACGGTGGAAACTCCGATAATAAATTGGATAAATATTGATGCAGGAATGTGCTCATATGCTTATGTGGGGCTTGTTAGGTCTGCTCAAGAGTTTACCAGTCAATTTCCGGTTACTATTACATTTTTTATTAATGAGCAAATTATTGATGGAAAACTGGTTATTCCTGCAATGGATTTAGCAGGCTATGTTCGCGCTTTTACTGAACCTAAAACAGCGCCTTCCTTTGAGAGCTGGCCTTTATCTGAATCAACAGTGCCAATGCGTCTTGCCGCTTCCCAGTTAAATGTGAAAGCAATGTGCTCCACGCAAACGAGCTCAGGGCAGGCTAGCACAGTCAATTTGCGACACGGACAATTAAGTAGTATTTATTACGATAGCTTGGTGACGGAAAGTATCAGATACACGTGCAAATTTGCTGCCTTAACGAAGGTAAGGTTACGGTTAGACTATGCCACAGATGGTGATCCACAAAAACGTTTGCCGATGAAAGATGCTTCAAATAGAACAATTTACAGTCAATTAGACATTGTGGATGAGCAAACTGGGGCGACAGGCACAGACATTCGTGTGGGGATTCAGTCAGATCGTACTATTCAGATACGTAGTCGTATTCAAGGCAGCAATGCAGACGCAGGAAGCTATCAAGGGTCTGCATGGTTAATCGCCACATTTGATTAA
- a CDS encoding AraC family transcriptional regulator produces MRNIPLKTVDTIPRDVLAIGTDYLPNVLLDSHVHRRAQFLYGATGLIEVSTADGEWVIPPDSGVWIPCNTPHETRMLNVSTRSLYIEPKAAPRRGSKCEVLRVSPLLRQLLLEAVDTPIEYDLNGRDGVMYQLILHEIAQAEPLPFYAPIPRDEHLAQLCREFLKAPQITSLPQEWAAKLHKSERSFSRFFGAQTGLSFSDWRQQACLLSAITHISAGKSITEVAFDLGYNSVGSFSTMFKKWLGQSPSSFIQRIGG; encoded by the coding sequence ATGCGAAATATTCCTCTAAAAACGGTCGATACAATTCCGCGTGATGTTTTAGCTATCGGCACTGATTACCTACCAAACGTGCTGCTTGATTCTCACGTTCACCGCCGCGCCCAGTTTCTATATGGTGCGACAGGCTTGATTGAAGTGAGTACAGCAGATGGCGAATGGGTCATACCACCTGATAGTGGTGTTTGGATCCCCTGTAATACGCCTCATGAAACACGCATGTTGAATGTCAGTACGCGTAGCTTATACATTGAGCCCAAAGCCGCTCCACGTAGGGGAAGCAAATGTGAAGTGCTCAGGGTTTCACCCTTACTTCGTCAGCTATTGCTTGAAGCGGTTGATACCCCAATTGAATATGATTTAAATGGCCGTGATGGTGTGATGTACCAGTTGATTTTGCATGAAATTGCACAAGCAGAACCCCTGCCTTTCTACGCCCCAATCCCACGGGATGAACATTTAGCCCAATTGTGCCGGGAATTCCTAAAAGCCCCACAAATCACCTCATTACCACAGGAATGGGCGGCAAAACTGCACAAAAGTGAGCGTTCATTTAGCCGTTTTTTTGGTGCTCAAACAGGGTTATCTTTCTCTGACTGGCGCCAGCAAGCTTGTTTATTAAGTGCGATTACCCACATTTCTGCGGGTAAATCCATTACCGAGGTCGCATTCGATTTAGGCTACAATAGCGTTGGGTCTTTTTCGACCATGTTTAAAAAATGGTTAGGGCAAAGTCCATCCAGCTTTATTCAGAGAATTGGTGGATAA
- a CDS encoding DMSO/selenate family reductase complex A subunit, producing the protein MENYHDQADSKSLIDPLTRRRFIQGSSALMAVPFIATNTVASTPENPNIIPTTTLQNNGERVVSTCSSFDCGGKCDIRAHVKEGVVTRISTRPDADLDEEMPIMRACVRGRSYRKFVYHPNRLKYPMKRVGKRGEGRFERISWEEATTLIADNMQRINEQYGPASRFVSLSTGVTGGIFSGANMLRRLFNITGGFLENYHSVSNGNTMAVTPYTYGTSASGSTLDTLEDTPLVILWGHNPNETIFGHTNHYFQKMKKNGTKFIVVDPRYSDTASSLADQWIPILPTTDNAMMDAMMYVIISEGLHDQAFIDKYTLGFDEHQMPEGIPENESLVAYLMGKKDGVVKTPEWAEPITKVPADTIRQLAREYANTKPAALMQGWGPQRHICGERSARGATLLATITGNVGVKGGWAAGYGVAVTPDLRKTLAGPSLFENPVKAKINITNWVQACENKDLVTPNNGLKNAEKLDTEIKMIFSLAGNYMTNQNPDILHAANVLEDESKVEFIVYSDLYMTPSAKYADILLPETSFLERWNVGGTWGTGDYIILSEKVVEPEFERRSDYEWLREVADKLGVGEKFSEGRTEKEWIEHLVNDAHQKRPEDGIPTFDELLVKRRHLLKHKPHVGHVAFEKNINDIDNNPFETPSGKIEIFSQRLYERNDVEIPALSHYVPAIEGPEGELVSRYPLQLITWKGRNRANSTQFANPWLQEVQRQELWINPIDAKRRNITDGERVKVNNDRGITMVPVKITQRIMPGVVALQAGAWWQPDENGVDQGGCANVLTSARSTAMAHGNAHQTLLVEVSKA; encoded by the coding sequence ATGGAAAATTATCACGATCAGGCGGATAGCAAGAGTTTGATTGACCCCCTAACCCGTCGTCGGTTTATTCAAGGCAGCTCTGCACTCATGGCTGTCCCATTTATTGCCACAAACACGGTCGCATCGACACCAGAAAACCCGAATATTATCCCAACCACAACGCTGCAAAATAACGGTGAGCGTGTGGTCTCGACCTGCAGTAGTTTTGACTGTGGTGGAAAATGTGATATTCGAGCGCATGTTAAAGAAGGCGTGGTAACACGAATTAGTACCCGTCCAGATGCCGATTTAGACGAAGAGATGCCAATCATGCGCGCTTGCGTGCGTGGCCGCAGTTATCGCAAATTCGTTTATCACCCGAATCGATTGAAATACCCAATGAAACGCGTGGGTAAGCGTGGTGAAGGGCGCTTTGAACGCATTAGCTGGGAAGAGGCGACAACACTGATTGCCGACAACATGCAGCGAATTAACGAACAATATGGCCCTGCATCACGCTTTGTTAGCCTTAGTACTGGGGTAACGGGGGGAATTTTTTCCGGTGCCAATATGCTACGCCGGCTATTTAATATCACAGGTGGCTTTCTGGAAAATTACCATTCAGTGAGCAACGGCAATACCATGGCGGTCACGCCTTATACTTATGGCACGTCGGCCAGCGGTAGCACGCTAGACACACTCGAAGATACGCCATTGGTGATCTTGTGGGGACATAACCCGAACGAAACCATTTTTGGCCATACTAATCATTATTTTCAAAAAATGAAAAAAAATGGCACCAAGTTTATTGTGGTTGACCCGCGCTATTCGGATACCGCATCGTCATTAGCCGACCAGTGGATCCCTATTTTACCGACCACAGATAACGCGATGATGGATGCCATGATGTATGTGATCATCAGCGAAGGGCTTCATGATCAGGCCTTTATCGATAAATACACCTTGGGGTTTGATGAGCACCAGATGCCTGAAGGCATCCCTGAAAATGAGTCATTAGTGGCTTATTTAATGGGAAAAAAAGATGGGGTCGTGAAAACCCCTGAATGGGCGGAACCCATCACGAAAGTGCCCGCGGATACCATTCGTCAACTGGCTCGTGAGTACGCCAATACAAAACCTGCAGCGTTAATGCAAGGTTGGGGCCCTCAGCGCCATATTTGTGGTGAACGCTCTGCAAGAGGTGCCACGCTGTTAGCTACCATCACCGGAAATGTAGGCGTGAAAGGGGGTTGGGCTGCGGGCTATGGGGTGGCTGTCACCCCTGATTTACGTAAAACGTTAGCGGGGCCTAGCTTATTTGAAAACCCAGTCAAAGCAAAAATCAATATCACCAATTGGGTACAAGCTTGTGAAAACAAAGACCTTGTGACGCCAAATAATGGTTTAAAAAACGCAGAAAAACTCGATACCGAAATCAAAATGATTTTTTCGTTAGCGGGTAACTATATGACTAACCAGAACCCCGATATTTTGCATGCGGCTAATGTTCTGGAAGATGAAAGTAAAGTCGAGTTTATCGTTTATAGCGACTTATACATGACTCCCAGCGCCAAGTATGCCGATATTTTACTGCCTGAAACCAGTTTCTTAGAGCGTTGGAATGTGGGGGGCACATGGGGAACCGGTGATTATATTATTTTATCTGAAAAAGTCGTTGAGCCTGAATTTGAGCGCCGTAGTGACTATGAGTGGTTGCGAGAGGTTGCAGATAAACTTGGGGTTGGTGAGAAATTCAGTGAAGGTCGAACAGAGAAAGAGTGGATTGAGCATTTAGTTAACGATGCCCACCAAAAGCGCCCAGAAGATGGCATTCCTACCTTTGATGAGTTATTGGTTAAACGTCGCCATTTGTTAAAACATAAACCCCATGTTGGTCATGTCGCTTTTGAGAAAAATATCAACGACATCGATAATAACCCGTTTGAAACGCCATCTGGAAAAATTGAGATTTTCTCTCAGCGCCTCTATGAGCGTAATGATGTGGAGATCCCTGCGCTATCTCATTATGTACCCGCCATTGAAGGGCCAGAAGGCGAGCTAGTTTCACGTTATCCATTGCAATTAATTACTTGGAAAGGCCGTAATCGTGCCAATTCAACACAATTTGCGAACCCGTGGCTACAAGAAGTGCAGCGCCAAGAGTTGTGGATCAACCCCATCGATGCCAAACGACGAAATATTACGGATGGAGAGCGAGTCAAAGTGAATAACGACCGCGGTATCACCATGGTACCCGTCAAAATTACTCAGCGGATTATGCCTGGCGTGGTGGCTTTACAGGCAGGAGCATGGTGGCAACCTGACGAAAATGGCGTTGACCAAGGCGGTTGCGCTAACGTTTTAACATCAGCCCGTAGCACAGCAATGGCACACGGAAATGCCCATCAAACCTTATTGGTGGAGGTAAGCAAAGCATGA
- a CDS encoding DMSO/selenate family reductase complex B subunit: MSQFHVYPAVSSKQLGFYIDSARCSGCKACQVACKDKNNLDVGRKYRRVYEVAGGEFIENGTGGLVNNVFAYTLSISCNHCADPMCVKNCPTTAMHKREGDGIVMVNTDKCVGCGTCAWSCPYGAPQMNPETKQMSKCDFCIDLQLKGEQPVCVATCPLGAIQFGPIDELRERYGELADVRGLPDSSITHPNLVIHPHQGAGRTQNSQGEVK, from the coding sequence ATGAGTCAATTTCACGTTTATCCCGCGGTAAGCAGCAAACAGCTTGGTTTTTATATCGACTCTGCACGCTGCTCAGGTTGTAAAGCCTGCCAAGTGGCGTGCAAAGATAAAAATAACCTCGATGTGGGTCGCAAGTATCGTCGTGTATATGAAGTCGCAGGCGGTGAGTTTATCGAAAACGGCACTGGAGGGCTGGTGAATAACGTCTTTGCCTATACGTTATCCATTTCATGCAACCACTGTGCCGACCCAATGTGTGTGAAAAACTGTCCAACGACAGCCATGCACAAACGTGAAGGGGACGGTATCGTGATGGTCAACACAGATAAATGTGTGGGGTGTGGAACTTGCGCGTGGTCTTGTCCCTATGGTGCACCGCAAATGAACCCTGAAACCAAACAAATGTCGAAATGTGATTTTTGTATCGACCTACAACTCAAAGGTGAGCAACCCGTCTGCGTCGCCACGTGTCCATTAGGGGCCATTCAGTTTGGCCCGATAGATGAATTAAGAGAACGTTATGGCGAGCTGGCGGATGTTCGTGGGTTACCGGACTCATCGATTACGCATCCAAATTTAGTGATCCACCCGCACCAAGGGGCCGGCCGCACTCAAAACTCTCAAGGAGAAGTCAAATGA
- a CDS encoding dimethyl sulfoxide reductase anchor subunit family protein: MNEWPLLLFTFLMQTSIGLSVMLALFAKKLSAALGSKVNAQFLLRYVFVACVFAGIGLLSSITHLGVPLNAPNSLLNIFSSWLSREVVFTATYFAFLGLTFLWLWFKKELSYLLLGLAIIAGLCDVYAMASIYRYTSMLTWMNDNTYLMFYGTMLTAGAAGYYLLINLLLRFHAGSPAAQVSTRGLWILWAVIGISLLVRLAYQPAYESYLVSTSYNNESITFPIDSIGAYQGIWSLRITSWVVGILSVIVLGYGLFRHMRQSASGVMSSSSKGYLVVGCAAAMIAEFMLRYCFYTIH, from the coding sequence ATGAATGAATGGCCACTATTGTTATTCACATTTTTAATGCAAACATCCATTGGGTTGAGTGTGATGTTAGCGCTTTTCGCAAAAAAATTATCAGCGGCGTTGGGCAGTAAAGTTAATGCACAATTTTTGTTGCGGTATGTGTTTGTCGCCTGTGTTTTCGCGGGTATTGGTTTGTTGTCTTCAATTACCCACTTAGGGGTTCCTTTGAATGCGCCTAATTCCTTGTTGAATATTTTTTCATCATGGTTAAGTCGTGAAGTGGTTTTCACTGCGACCTATTTTGCTTTTCTTGGGCTGACCTTTCTATGGCTCTGGTTCAAAAAGGAGCTGTCATATTTGTTACTTGGTTTAGCGATTATCGCTGGGCTGTGTGATGTATATGCCATGGCTTCAATTTATCGTTATACATCAATGTTAACGTGGATGAATGATAATACCTATTTGATGTTCTACGGCACGATGTTAACTGCGGGAGCCGCTGGGTATTATTTATTAATCAATTTGTTATTACGTTTTCATGCAGGTTCGCCAGCGGCGCAAGTTTCAACTCGCGGGTTATGGATACTGTGGGCCGTGATTGGTATTAGCTTGTTAGTCCGTTTAGCTTATCAACCAGCCTATGAAAGCTACTTAGTTAGCACGAGCTATAATAATGAATCGATTACATTTCCTATCGACTCTATCGGTGCTTACCAAGGGATTTGGTCGCTGCGTATTACAAGCTGGGTTGTTGGAATATTGTCGGTGATTGTATTGGGGTATGGATTATTTCGCCATATGCGACAGAGTGCGAGTGGGGTTATGTCTTCGAGCAGCAAAGGATATTTAGTGGTGGGGTGTGCGGCTGCCATGATTGCTGAATTTATGCTGCGCTACTGTTTTTATACGATCCATTGA
- a CDS encoding molecular chaperone TorD family protein, with protein sequence MIHFSHYAAAFNILGTCYLFSPNDDASRYAISFFKLNDFASQWPCKISAQLSERISASLNIDAAVLHTQWTDLFIGPEALPAPPWGSVYLDPEGVLQGSSTVALSEFLKRERLKIQTRYPEPSDHVGLMLFQAAVLASQVREAALKELLNDHLGNWLPQFYQQLNRTTCSPFYNALTELTLVTVRSCLSY encoded by the coding sequence ATGATCCATTTTTCACACTACGCAGCGGCGTTTAATATCTTAGGCACGTGCTATTTATTTTCACCAAATGATGATGCAAGCCGTTATGCGATAAGCTTTTTCAAGTTAAATGACTTTGCATCGCAATGGCCTTGTAAGATCAGTGCGCAGCTTAGTGAGCGTATCTCGGCGTCGCTAAACATCGATGCTGCGGTACTCCACACTCAATGGACAGATTTGTTTATTGGTCCCGAAGCATTACCGGCCCCGCCATGGGGCTCGGTATATCTCGACCCTGAAGGGGTATTGCAGGGCTCCTCCACGGTGGCCTTGAGTGAGTTTTTAAAACGAGAGCGTTTAAAAATTCAGACGCGTTATCCAGAACCCTCTGACCATGTTGGTTTAATGTTATTCCAAGCAGCAGTTTTGGCTTCACAAGTCAGGGAGGCTGCATTAAAAGAGCTGTTGAATGATCACTTGGGGAATTGGTTACCGCAATTTTACCAGCAATTAAATCGAACAACATGTAGCCCATTTTATAACGCATTAACGGAATTAACACTGGTTACTGTGAGGTCATGTTTATCATATTAA
- a CDS encoding DoxX family protein produces MVNLLNRLLSHEDAGRLLLRLAVGGLMLFHGMSKLMTGASGIKALLASYGLPEFIAYGTILGEVVAPIFIILGILTRPSALLVAFTMVVAWLMIGLDKTFLLDKTGAWAIESIVYFFLGGIALAFLGAGKYSIIKNPNWR; encoded by the coding sequence GTGGTCAATTTATTAAATCGTTTGTTGTCCCATGAAGATGCTGGCAGGTTGTTATTACGGCTTGCAGTGGGTGGGCTCATGCTGTTTCATGGCATGAGCAAATTAATGACAGGGGCGAGTGGCATTAAAGCGCTATTAGCTTCTTATGGGTTACCTGAGTTTATCGCTTATGGAACCATTTTAGGCGAAGTGGTTGCCCCTATTTTTATTATTTTAGGGATTTTAACTCGGCCATCTGCATTATTAGTTGCCTTCACTATGGTGGTTGCATGGCTGATGATTGGGCTAGATAAAACATTCTTGCTCGATAAAACTGGCGCATGGGCGATTGAAAGTATTGTGTATTTCTTCTTAGGTGGCATTGCATTAGCATTTTTAGGTGCGGGTAAATATTCCATTATCAAAAACCCGAACTGGCGATAA
- a CDS encoding type II toxin-antitoxin system Phd/YefM family antitoxin, translating to METIPAQVAKNQFGDLLMKVQRAPVEISKHGKRVAVVISPDEYDQLMQLKLQALKAVLAESIAQAERGELHSIDDVFAPLAMDELENKA from the coding sequence ATGGAAACGATCCCCGCACAAGTTGCTAAAAATCAATTTGGTGATTTGTTGATGAAAGTTCAGCGTGCACCTGTTGAAATAAGTAAGCATGGGAAGCGCGTTGCTGTTGTTATCTCTCCAGATGAATATGATCAGCTAATGCAGTTAAAATTACAGGCTTTAAAAGCGGTTTTGGCTGAATCTATTGCGCAAGCAGAACGCGGTGAACTTCATAGCATTGATGATGTATTTGCCCCGTTAGCTATGGACGAACTTGAAAATAAGGCTTAA
- a CDS encoding type II toxin-antitoxin system RelE/ParE family toxin, translated as MSVKFTHKAKGHIRSIQLYSLRRWGANVAEAYANTLRVTMTDILANQPSLGRDRSEDLYLGVFSFPVESHIIYYRKALEGIEVLAVLHHTQDPNSHL; from the coding sequence ATGAGCGTTAAGTTTACTCATAAAGCGAAAGGACATATCCGCTCAATTCAGCTGTATTCTCTGCGCAGGTGGGGAGCTAATGTTGCTGAGGCTTATGCGAATACATTACGTGTGACAATGACGGATATACTCGCGAACCAGCCATCTCTTGGCCGTGACCGTAGTGAAGATTTATATTTGGGCGTTTTTAGCTTCCCTGTTGAAAGTCACATCATTTATTATCGAAAAGCGCTTGAAGGCATTGAAGTGCTAGCGGTATTGCATCATACACAGGATCCAAACTCTCATTTATAA
- a CDS encoding nucleotidyltransferase domain-containing protein: METDHESVSVLMRERIGKTLKEIEETHHVKILFACESGSRGWGFASRDSDYDVRFIYVHKLDWYLTLDKKRDVIEKPIDDELDVSGWELSKALKLMRNSNPALIEWLHSPIVYYKDEAFFAQLEQLAAQFYSPLKSCYHYLSISKRNLHTDFKGERVKLKKYLYLLRAVLALRWIEASKSMPPMAFSELVAATVTDSKVLAEIDELLVIKHHAVETDYGARRAAIDRLVLEAIANAERMQFPEPACRDSRLLDDFFRKTVLENN, encoded by the coding sequence ATGGAAACTGACCATGAAAGTGTATCCGTGCTAATGAGAGAACGGATAGGAAAAACACTCAAAGAAATAGAAGAAACTCATCACGTTAAAATACTGTTTGCGTGTGAGTCCGGAAGTCGCGGTTGGGGCTTTGCCTCCCGCGACAGCGACTATGATGTTCGATTTATCTATGTTCACAAACTTGATTGGTACCTAACACTGGATAAAAAACGCGATGTGATAGAAAAGCCAATTGATGATGAGTTAGATGTATCAGGTTGGGAGCTATCTAAGGCACTGAAATTAATGCGAAACTCAAACCCTGCATTAATCGAGTGGTTGCACTCGCCAATTGTGTATTATAAAGATGAGGCATTTTTTGCTCAACTGGAGCAACTGGCAGCACAATTTTATTCGCCATTAAAGTCATGTTATCACTATTTATCAATAAGTAAGCGCAATTTACATACTGATTTTAAAGGTGAGCGCGTTAAATTAAAAAAATATCTTTATTTATTACGGGCGGTATTAGCTTTACGTTGGATAGAAGCAAGCAAGAGTATGCCACCAATGGCATTTTCTGAATTAGTCGCGGCCACAGTCACTGATAGCAAAGTTCTTGCAGAGATAGATGAATTGCTGGTTATTAAGCATCATGCGGTTGAAACCGATTATGGCGCGAGGCGAGCCGCTATTGATAGGCTCGTTCTGGAAGCTATCGCCAATGCAGAGCGAATGCAATTTCCGGAGCCAGCTTGCCGTGACAGCCGATTATTGGATGACTTTTTCCGTAAAACGGTGTTAGAAAATAATTAA